In a single window of the Ananas comosus cultivar F153 unplaced genomic scaffold, ASM154086v1, whole genome shotgun sequence genome:
- the LOC109705598 gene encoding probable leucine-rich repeat receptor-like protein kinase At1g35710, giving the protein MANLILSSSLLWILTVDAVVASGCMEVERNALLTFKSGLVDPQNFLSSWEGEDCCKWRGVACSNATGHVVKLNLRNRNSCYIFIEECPCLSGEINPSLLLLTNLEHLDVSMNNFSGTSIPTFLGSLKNLRYLNLANSYSSGTIPPQIGNLSKLHYLDLNSEFIYPRNLRIDDILWLTRLSSLKYLDLSIVNMNTSTGWLHAVNMLPSLKVLHLADCSLPGISTSLSHFNLTTLNVLDLGGNSINSTLPTWLRNLTSITYLDLSSNEFHGVISDEFLRLSTLNNLFLGYNGFKGMNPKALRYLCNLRSLDLSSFNIGGEIMEWVEMLPRCVRNNLQTLYLNDNNLGGNLSGWLEQMNSLTDINLGSNLLSGSIPAGVWKLPNLIYLYLYNNSLDGVVSDVELSYLRKIQYLDLSLNALTVRVRDDWVPPFQLKEIFLASCQLGPNFPAWLKGFALLQ; this is encoded by the coding sequence ATGGCTAATCTTATTCTTTCCTCCTCCTTGCTGTGGATTTTAACCGTCGACGCCGTTGTGGCGAGCGGTTGCATGGAGGTAGAGAGGAACGCACTCCTCACGTTTAAGTCCGGCTTGGTCGATCCTCAGAATTTCTTGTCTTCGTGGGAAGGCGAAGATTGCTGTAAATGGAGGGGAGTCGCCTGTAGCAATGCCACGGGCCATGTTGTGAAACTCAACCTCCGAAACAGAAACTCGTGTTATATATTCATCGAGGAATGCCCATGTTTGAGCGGTGAGATCAATCCATCTTTGCTTCTTTTAACCAATTTAGAGCACTTAGATGTCAGCATGAACAATTTCAGTGGAACCAGCATCCCAACATTCTTGGGTTCACTCAAAAACTTGAGATATCTCAACCTCGCTAATTCGTATTCCAGTGGAACAATACCTCCTCAAATCGGAAATCTCTCGAAACTTCACTACCTTgatttaaattctgaattcaTTTATCCGAGGAATCTTCGAATAGATGACATATTGTGGCTCACTCGTTTATCTTCCTTGAAATATCTTGATTTGAGCATTGTGAATATGAATACTTCTACAGGTTGGTTGCATGCTGTAAATATGCTTCCTTCGTTGAAAGTGTTACATTTGGCTGACTGTTCACTTCCTGGCATTTCTACATCTCTGTCACATTTCAATCTTACAACTCTCAATGTGCTTGATCTTGGAGGTAACTCCATAAACTCCACCTTACCCACATGGCTGCGGAATCTTACAAGCATCACTTATCTTGACTTAAGCTCCAATGAGTTTCATGGTGTTATTTCTGATGAGTTTCTACGTTTGAGCACTCTTAATAATCTTTTCCTAGGATATAATGGTTTTAAAGGTATGAATCCGAAAGCATTAAGATATTTATGCAACTTGCGTTCACTAGATTTGTCAAGTTTCAATATTGGTGGGGAAATCATGGAATGGGTTGAGATGCTACCACGATGCGTGCGCAACAATTTACAGACTTTATATCTCAATGACAATAACCTCGGAGGGAATTTATCAGGATGGCTCGAACAAATGAATAGCCTCACAGACATAAATCTCGGTTCAAACTTGCTCAGTGGTTCAATTCCTGCAGGAGTTTGGAAActtccaaatttaatttatctatatctatataataattcATTGGATGGTGTCGTATCTGATGTCGAACTTTCTTATCTAAGAAAAATACAATACTTAGACTTGTCATTGAATGCTCTCACTGTGCGAGTTCGCGATGATTGGGTTCCTCCTTTCCAACTTAAAGAGATTTTTCTAGCCTCCTGCCAACTGGGTCCCAATTTTCCAGCATGGCTCAAGGGTTTTGCTTTGCTCCAATAA